Below is a window of Candidatus Cloacimonadota bacterium DNA.
TAGAGTTGTATTAGATCCCAAAATTATAAAGGGATTTACCCTGATTGCTTCTGAGAATACAAGGGTGTCATTACGGTATATGTTATAGCCGAGACAGTTAGTTTCCGATTCACTGATCCATTCCAGCTGGATTTGATGATCAGCAGTAGCAATAGCTGTAAAGGAAGAGAGTTCAATAGGTAACGGATCATCTTCATAAGCGGGAAAAACGATCTCCAGATCTCCGGTTTCCATAGAACTGTTGATAGTAAAGAATATATTATCTGCATACCATAAGCCGTTGTTTAGAACAGTTGCATAAGCTTCAGCCGGTTTTATCCGGTAATAGATCTCATGGGGGATAAAATCAAGATCGGGATTAATGTTCAGATCGGCATCATTAAAATCTATCCCTGAAAGTGTTAAGACTAATCCGGCATTAGAGATCGGCATCTCTTCACCACTCCAGCTGGAATTAATAGTGATCCTGTTATCGATCAACACATTCGAAATTTCTAACTCTGGATATATCTCCTGTAAAATCAGGGGATTATACACCGGTTCAATTAAAGAAAAAGCTATCTCTGCTGAGAAAGGTGAACCGAGCAAACCATTATCAACTGATTGTGCTGCTGCGAAGTAATAACCTGCTTCTAACTTCAAATGCCAGTTTCGTTTAAGTTCAGCTAAGGAGGGAACTCGTCTCTGACCTGTTTCATCAGCAAGAGGTGAGAGGATATCATGACTACCCGGGGTAGTGCCAACCAGCATATTGTATCTCAAAGCTTCGGAAGGTGTTGTGTCGTCTATACTTCCACTGAACGAGAAATAAACAGTTGTTCCAATTTTAGTATGAGATAGCACCGGTGCAGTTGGTGGGATATTAGCTACCACAGTATTGTTTTGATAGATCTTTGCTGTTGTAGATGTGCCGGAATCCCTTCCTGCCATAAGAATATCGAGTTTACCGTCATTGTTAAAGTCACCCCAAGCTACAGAACTTTGGATTATGCTCTGCAGACCGGCATCAATTTCAATAAACCCTAAATGCTCTCCAAACTCGTTATTTCCCAGATTCTTATAGATCTTTCCCTGATATACATTGTTAGGATTCTGACCAGTGAACAGAATATCTAAATAACCGTCATTATCAAAATCACCCCAAGCAACAGAACCCATATAAATCCCGGTCAGAGTAGTATTTACTTCTTCAAATCCAAGATGATCACCCCAAAGATCATTCCCTTTATTACGGAAGAGTTTAGTTATCCTGACATTATTTGGGTCTCTGCCAGTGATAAGAATATCCAGGAAACCGTTATTATTATAATCCCCCCAGGCAAGGCAAGCATTGTCAACACCCGGCAGGTCAATATTAACCTCACTAAATGACCCGTCACCATTATTCCGATATAGCTTGGCTATTCTCTGTGTTGTAATGTCATAATATCCAGATATCAGGATATCCAAATAACCGTTATTATTGAAATCACCCCAAGCTGCTGATGCCGAATAAACACCCGGAAAACTCGCTCCTATATCAGCAAAATGATAATCGCCATTCTCATCGGGTCCTAAGTTCTCATAGACTCTCGTGATCCCGATAGCTCCATGCCTGCCGCAGATCAGAATATCCTGCAGTCCGTTGTTGTTAAAATCACCCCAAGCAA
It encodes the following:
- a CDS encoding VCBS repeat-containing protein; this encodes MKVLCLMVLIFALYCLKPCSISADLFSDINAGLLGVNLADVAWCDINNNGLLDAIVTGNASPIERYSSIIYANNGDGTFSVLDQVLQGVDLSSVAWGDFNNDGLPDLLLSGSIQVGDNHVTILYRNEGDGTFTPIDSGLPAVERGSIAWGDFNNNGLQDILICGRHGAIGITRVYENLGPDENGDYHFADIGASFPGVYSASAAWGDFNNNGYLDILISGYYDITTQRIAKLYRNNGDGSFSEVNIDLPGVDNACLAWGDYNNNGFLDILITGRDPNNVRITKLFRNKGNDLWGDHLGFEEVNTTLTGIYMGSVAWGDFDNDGYLDILFTGQNPNNVYQGKIYKNLGNNEFGEHLGFIEIDAGLQSIIQSSVAWGDFNNDGKLDILMAGRDSGTSTTAKIYQNNTVVANIPPTAPVLSHTKIGTTVYFSFSGSIDDTTPSEALRYNMLVGTTPGSHDILSPLADETGQRRVPSLAELKRNWHLKLEAGYYFAAAQSVDNGLLGSPFSAEIAFSLIEPVYNPLILQEIYPELEISNVLIDNRITINSSWSGEEMPISNAGLVLTLSGIDFNDADLNINPDLDFIPHEIYYRIKPAEAYATVLNNGLWYADNIFFTINSSMETGDLEIVFPAYEDDPLPIELSSFTAIATADHQIQLEWISESETNCLGYNIYRNDTLVFSEAIRVNPFIILGSNTTLTNIYTYLDTDVEQNVLYYYWLEAIDLDLTTEIHGPVSVFIPPSDEVPEPPNLLLDNKLTGIYPNPFNIGTDISFTINKATLITLEIYNMKGQLVRVLVKDGLYDEGRHIYWWNGLDQSGRECASGIYFFLFRTSEGDVDVRKGMMVK